From the Bacillota bacterium genome, one window contains:
- a CDS encoding sugar ABC transporter ATP-binding protein yields MEGICKSFPGVKALDAVDFVLRRGEIHALMGENGAGKSTLIKILTGVYQKDSGQIYLEERPVHFKSPQEAQTMGIGAVFQEIALCPNLTVAENMFIGRSRDAFVNWKQMNQRAAEMLASLGIPASPTQELGRCSIAVQQMIAIARAVDMDCKILILDEPTSSLDEDETNKLFALMRELKARGVGIIFITHFLDQVYEISDRITVLRNGKLIGEYPTAELSQIELVSKMMGKALSDVSALKKHEPSQSDDSVPVFQAEGLASAAGVRPFDFTIHKGEVNGFAGLLGSGRSESVRAIFAADKVTGGEVKVNGKKVKLRTPLHAMRQGVGYLPEDRKNDGIIDELSVRDNIILALQVLNGFFKPLSRKQAEEFANQYIKLLDIKTPSLDTPIKSLSGGNQQKVILARWLLTQPMYLILDEPTRGIDVGTKVEIQKLVLKLAAEGMSLTFISSEIDEMLRVCSRLIVMKDREIVGELRGMDLTEQNVMQMIAQGGE; encoded by the coding sequence GATTTTGTGCTCCGCAGGGGTGAAATCCATGCTCTAATGGGCGAAAATGGAGCGGGCAAGTCCACCCTGATCAAAATTTTAACTGGTGTTTACCAAAAAGATTCCGGCCAGATTTATTTAGAGGAAAGGCCGGTTCATTTTAAATCGCCGCAAGAAGCACAAACGATGGGGATCGGTGCGGTCTTTCAGGAGATTGCGCTCTGCCCTAATTTGACTGTGGCCGAAAATATGTTCATTGGCCGGAGCAGGGACGCTTTCGTTAATTGGAAGCAGATGAACCAAAGGGCGGCGGAGATGCTCGCTTCGCTTGGTATTCCTGCGAGCCCGACCCAGGAGCTCGGCAGGTGTTCAATTGCGGTCCAGCAGATGATTGCCATCGCCCGCGCTGTTGATATGGACTGCAAGATACTCATTCTGGATGAGCCTACATCCTCCCTGGACGAGGATGAGACTAACAAGCTTTTCGCGCTTATGCGGGAGCTGAAAGCCCGGGGCGTAGGCATTATTTTCATTACCCATTTTCTTGATCAGGTATACGAGATCAGCGATCGGATTACAGTGCTGCGCAATGGTAAGTTGATTGGCGAATACCCAACCGCCGAGCTTTCCCAAATCGAACTGGTCTCAAAGATGATGGGAAAGGCCCTAAGCGATGTTTCGGCATTGAAAAAGCACGAACCGTCTCAATCTGACGACAGCGTGCCCGTGTTCCAGGCGGAGGGTCTTGCGAGCGCTGCCGGGGTAAGGCCTTTTGATTTCACAATCCATAAAGGTGAGGTAAATGGATTTGCCGGACTTCTCGGCTCAGGACGCAGTGAAAGTGTGCGGGCAATCTTCGCAGCTGACAAAGTAACCGGCGGCGAAGTCAAAGTAAACGGTAAGAAAGTGAAGCTCAGGACGCCCCTGCATGCTATGAGGCAGGGAGTCGGGTATCTGCCGGAGGATCGCAAAAACGATGGCATCATTGACGAGCTTTCGGTGCGGGACAATATTATCCTTGCTCTCCAAGTGTTGAATGGCTTTTTCAAACCGCTGTCGCGCAAACAAGCCGAGGAATTTGCCAACCAGTATATTAAGCTGCTGGATATTAAAACGCCGTCTCTCGACACTCCCATTAAATCCCTTTCTGGCGGCAACCAGCAGAAGGTCATCCTCGCCCGTTGGCTGCTGACTCAGCCCATGTACCTAATCCTCGATGAGCCTACCCGGGGAATCGACGTTGGAACTAAGGTGGAAATTCAAAAACTTGTGCTCAAGCTCGCGGCAGAAGGGATGAGCCTGACTTTCATCTCCTCGGAAATCGATGAAATGCTCCGCGTCTGCTCGCGGCTGATTGTCATGAAGGATCGGGAAATTGTTGGTGAGCTGAGGGGAATGGATTTGACGGAGCAAAACGTGATGCAGATGATCGCTCAGGGGGGTGAATAA